A region from the Tahibacter amnicola genome encodes:
- a CDS encoding assimilatory sulfite reductase (NADPH) flavoprotein subunit, whose protein sequence is MSSNAALPLIPLPEAKAGELLRLVDGLDSSALWWLSGYAAGLASQPASLPRAVNAALAKDATPALKLSIVYGSQTGNAKRLAEQLAQKAEAAGIAVRLLRADAYPTRELKAERLLYIVISTQGDGDPPDDARGLVEFIAGKRAPELPELQYAVLGLGDSSYPQFCAIGRQLDERLSALGARRLVARGDADVDIDSIAKPWLEQALTAVREATKGAAPLATVTPLRPPAAPAFSREKPFAAELIKNQRVTGRGSDKDIRHVELSLEGSGLRYEPGDALGLWPRNPAALVDAVLDAQKLNGDTPVTHDEVTLSLREWLSSRRELTKLARPFVAQHAAHAGDAELNRILSPDHAPALTRLLGEYQIIDLLRAFPAAWSAEELVAALRPLAPRLYSIASSQRLVGDEAHLTVAHVQYEAFGSTHWGAASHQLAASDEGAALPIFIEHNDRFHLPKDTARDVIMIGPGTGVAPFRGFVQERQAIGATGRNWLFFGNPHFRSDFLYQTEWQEALRNGSLHRLDLAFSRDQAEKVYVQHRLVEQGRQLYAWIESGAHVYVCGDATRMAKDVHNALIEVAMSHGGKSREDAETYINQLQQQGRYARDVY, encoded by the coding sequence ATGTCCTCCAACGCCGCTCTTCCACTCATTCCGCTGCCCGAAGCCAAGGCCGGCGAACTGCTGCGGCTGGTCGACGGTCTCGACAGCAGCGCCCTGTGGTGGCTGTCCGGCTATGCCGCCGGGCTCGCTTCGCAGCCGGCATCGCTGCCACGCGCCGTCAACGCGGCGCTGGCCAAGGACGCAACGCCCGCGCTCAAGCTCTCCATCGTGTACGGCAGCCAGACCGGCAACGCCAAGCGCCTGGCCGAGCAGCTGGCGCAAAAGGCCGAAGCCGCCGGAATCGCGGTGCGTCTGTTGCGCGCCGACGCCTACCCGACGCGTGAACTCAAGGCCGAGCGCCTGCTCTACATCGTGATCAGCACCCAGGGTGATGGCGATCCGCCGGACGACGCCCGCGGCCTGGTCGAATTCATTGCCGGCAAGCGCGCGCCGGAACTGCCCGAACTCCAGTACGCCGTGCTGGGTCTGGGCGACAGCAGCTATCCGCAATTCTGCGCCATCGGACGCCAGCTCGATGAGCGCCTTTCGGCGCTCGGTGCGCGGCGCCTGGTCGCACGCGGCGATGCAGACGTCGACATCGACAGCATCGCCAAGCCCTGGCTGGAGCAGGCCCTCACCGCCGTGCGCGAAGCGACCAAGGGCGCTGCGCCGCTGGCGACAGTCACGCCGCTGCGTCCGCCCGCCGCGCCCGCGTTCTCGCGTGAGAAGCCCTTCGCCGCCGAGTTGATCAAGAATCAGCGCGTGACCGGCCGCGGCAGCGACAAGGACATCCGTCACGTCGAACTGTCGCTGGAAGGTTCCGGCCTGCGTTACGAGCCGGGTGACGCGCTGGGCCTGTGGCCGCGCAATCCGGCGGCACTGGTTGACGCCGTGCTCGATGCGCAGAAACTCAACGGCGATACGCCCGTCACGCACGACGAGGTCACGCTGTCGCTGCGCGAATGGCTGTCCAGCCGCCGCGAGCTGACCAAGCTGGCGCGTCCCTTTGTCGCGCAGCACGCGGCGCATGCCGGTGATGCGGAACTCAACCGGATCCTCTCACCCGACCACGCACCGGCGCTGACGCGCCTGCTCGGTGAGTACCAGATCATCGACCTGCTGCGTGCCTTTCCAGCGGCGTGGTCCGCCGAGGAACTGGTCGCCGCCCTGCGCCCGCTGGCGCCGCGCCTGTACTCGATCGCCTCGAGCCAGCGCCTGGTCGGCGACGAAGCGCACCTGACCGTCGCGCACGTGCAGTACGAAGCCTTCGGCAGCACGCACTGGGGAGCGGCGTCGCACCAGCTGGCCGCCAGCGACGAAGGCGCGGCCTTGCCGATTTTCATCGAGCACAACGATCGCTTCCACCTGCCCAAGGACACCGCCCGCGACGTGATCATGATCGGTCCCGGCACCGGCGTGGCACCGTTTCGCGGCTTCGTACAGGAACGCCAGGCCATCGGCGCTACGGGCCGCAACTGGCTTTTCTTCGGCAATCCGCATTTCCGGTCGGACTTTCTCTACCAGACCGAGTGGCAGGAAGCGCTCAGGAACGGCTCGCTGCACCGGCTGGACCTCGCCTTCTCGCGTGACCAGGCGGAAAAAGTTTACGTGCAGCATCGCCTGGTCGAGCAGGGCCGCCAGCTCTACGCGTGGATTGAATCCGGCGCGCACGTATACGTCTGCGGTGACGCCACGCGCATGGCCAAGGACGTGCACAACGCGCTGATCGAAGTGGCCATGAGCCACGGCGGCAAGAGCCGCGAAGACGCCGAAACGTATATCAACCAGTTGCAGCAACAGGGCCGTTACGCCCGAGACGTGTATTGA
- a CDS encoding phosphoadenylyl-sulfate reductase — protein sequence MNFPDLISAAEDARALSELNQKLDALSAQDRVAWALASLPQSRALSSSFGAQSAASLHLVTQQTPDIPVILVDTGYLFPETYRFADELAERLKLNLKVYRPNISRAWMEARHGRLWENGVQGIDEYNRLRKVEPMRRALEDLAVRTWFAGLRRAQARSRSDAQVLELRNGRWKFHPLVDWTDRDIYVYLQQHDLPYHPLWDEGYVSIGDVHTTSRWEPGMREEDTRFFGLKRECGIHVEI from the coding sequence ATGAACTTTCCGGACCTGATCAGCGCCGCCGAAGACGCCCGCGCGCTGTCCGAACTGAACCAGAAACTCGATGCGCTCAGCGCGCAGGACCGTGTCGCCTGGGCGCTGGCCAGCCTGCCGCAGAGCCGGGCGCTGTCCTCGTCCTTCGGTGCGCAGTCAGCCGCCTCGCTCCATCTGGTGACCCAGCAGACGCCGGATATCCCGGTGATCCTGGTCGATACAGGCTACCTTTTCCCCGAAACCTACCGCTTCGCCGACGAGCTGGCCGAACGGCTCAAACTCAATCTCAAGGTCTATCGCCCGAATATCAGCCGAGCCTGGATGGAGGCCCGCCACGGCCGGCTGTGGGAGAACGGCGTCCAGGGAATTGACGAATACAACCGCCTGCGCAAGGTCGAGCCGATGCGGCGCGCGCTGGAGGACCTGGCCGTCCGCACCTGGTTCGCCGGCCTGCGCCGCGCACAGGCCCGCTCGCGCAGCGACGCGCAGGTGCTGGAACTGCGCAACGGACGCTGGAAGTTCCATCCGCTGGTCGACTGGACCGATCGCGACATTTACGTCTACCTGCAGCAGCACGACCTGCCGTACCACCCGCTGTGGGACGAGGGCTATGTCTCGATCGGCGACGTGCACACCACGTCGCGCTGGGAGCCGGGCATGCGCGAAGAAGACACACGCTTCTTCGGCCTGAAGCGGGAGTGCGGTATCCATGTGGAAATCTGA
- the glnE gene encoding bifunctional [glutamate--ammonia ligase]-adenylyl-L-tyrosine phosphorylase/[glutamate--ammonia-ligase] adenylyltransferase, translating to MPTTVAPFAGLTESRYSHLLARCRECGVPFYDDAGVAEQLQRVLLASDFAYDCFSRDPALMAPDALMLMSDPRPADARVYQLDATERDEARQMSALRRFRKREALRLIWRDVNGLDEVADTLAGSSTLAETCIELALRYAEAHLGARHGSPRDSAGKAQRLVVLGLGKLGGGELNFSSDVDLILAYAENGQTDGARVVDNETFFARVGQQMVKLLAEVTADGYVYRVDLRLRPFGHSGRVALSFAAMEQYYQREGRNWERYAWIKARPVAGDLGAGKRLTETLRPFVYRRYLDYTAFAGLREMKALIDAEVARKDLTDNLKLGPGGIREVEFIVQLLQMIRGGREPSLRVRGLLPALAACEQLGLFDRARAAQLRQSYLFLRRVENRLQMLRDEQTHALPGDADLVGRIARALDFPDADAFGRALTVERAIVAEEFRQLLAPLTPETHSPTPDSWITLWRAIDADGNGDTTAALEAAGFVPGEPVREALVGLARSPSVRVMAASSRERFDRLMPQLLQAAAATRVPAACLERLVRLLHAIVRRAAYLVLLDEQPGARRRLIALFADSAWLAERVIAHPLLLDDLFDPRLEQVPVDRRAIEGEIARRVATLDEADAEAEIEVLQELKHSLGFRLGLAFLARRADAVQTARRMAVLAESIIAAVLAQAERDAIRQHGRMPGHATDGSGLGIVGYGSLGAAELGFASDLDLVFLYDESLGQAESDGPRPLDGQRYFARIAQRVVHLLTTLTRAGRLYEVDVRLRPDGGKGLLVTSVQGFADYQRERAWTWEHQALVRSRFLAGDPQLALRFDQARSAVLGQPRQPSEVLRHVADMRARWRAERDRSNAVELDLKQGAGALLDIEFLLQALVLAHAADHRELLASSDSGGLIRAAAKLGLFDEPQATQLLAAHACLLERALTCTLDARPRIAPRDDALDEATTVVLEVAHSVGLAVR from the coding sequence ATGCCCACGACCGTCGCGCCTTTCGCAGGCCTCACCGAATCCCGCTACAGCCATCTGCTGGCGCGCTGCCGCGAATGCGGCGTTCCCTTCTATGACGATGCCGGCGTTGCCGAGCAGCTGCAGCGCGTGCTGCTGGCCAGCGACTTCGCCTACGACTGCTTTTCGCGCGATCCGGCGCTGATGGCGCCCGATGCGTTGATGCTGATGAGCGATCCGCGTCCGGCGGATGCGCGGGTTTACCAGCTCGATGCCACTGAACGCGACGAGGCGCGCCAGATGAGCGCGCTGCGCCGCTTCCGCAAGCGCGAGGCGCTGCGCCTGATCTGGCGCGACGTCAACGGACTGGACGAAGTCGCCGATACGCTCGCTGGATCGAGCACGCTGGCGGAAACCTGTATCGAACTGGCGCTGCGCTACGCCGAGGCGCACCTGGGCGCCCGCCACGGCTCGCCACGTGACAGCGCAGGCAAGGCACAGCGCCTGGTCGTGCTGGGCCTGGGCAAGCTCGGTGGCGGCGAGCTCAATTTCTCCTCCGACGTCGACCTGATTCTCGCCTACGCCGAGAATGGACAGACCGACGGCGCGCGTGTCGTGGACAACGAAACATTTTTCGCGCGCGTCGGACAGCAGATGGTCAAGCTGCTGGCCGAGGTGACCGCGGACGGCTACGTCTATCGCGTGGACCTGCGCCTGCGCCCGTTCGGCCATTCCGGCCGCGTGGCCCTGTCGTTCGCCGCGATGGAACAGTACTACCAGCGCGAAGGCCGCAACTGGGAGCGCTACGCGTGGATCAAGGCGCGCCCGGTCGCTGGTGACCTGGGGGCCGGCAAGCGCCTGACCGAGACGCTGCGGCCGTTCGTCTACCGGCGCTATCTCGACTACACCGCTTTCGCCGGTTTGCGCGAGATGAAAGCGCTGATCGACGCTGAAGTGGCGCGCAAAGACCTGACCGACAATCTCAAGCTCGGCCCCGGTGGTATCCGCGAAGTGGAGTTCATCGTGCAGCTGCTGCAGATGATCCGCGGTGGCCGTGAGCCCAGCCTGCGCGTGCGCGGCCTGCTGCCGGCACTGGCGGCCTGCGAGCAGCTGGGCCTGTTCGATCGGGCCCGCGCGGCCCAGCTGCGCCAGTCGTACCTGTTCCTGCGGCGCGTGGAGAACCGGCTGCAGATGTTGCGCGACGAACAGACGCACGCCCTGCCGGGTGATGCGGATCTCGTGGGGCGCATTGCCCGCGCGCTGGACTTTCCCGATGCCGACGCATTCGGACGAGCCTTGACCGTCGAGCGTGCCATTGTTGCCGAGGAGTTCCGCCAGCTGCTGGCGCCGCTCACGCCCGAAACGCATTCGCCCACGCCGGACAGCTGGATCACGCTGTGGCGCGCGATCGATGCGGACGGGAACGGCGATACCACGGCCGCACTCGAGGCCGCCGGTTTCGTTCCCGGCGAGCCGGTGCGCGAGGCGCTGGTGGGACTGGCGCGATCACCGTCGGTCCGCGTGATGGCCGCCAGTTCGCGCGAGCGTTTCGATCGCCTGATGCCGCAGCTCCTGCAGGCCGCTGCCGCGACGCGTGTACCTGCAGCCTGCCTGGAACGCCTGGTGCGCCTGCTGCACGCGATCGTGCGTCGCGCCGCCTACCTGGTGCTACTGGATGAGCAGCCCGGCGCACGGCGCCGGCTGATCGCGCTGTTTGCCGACAGCGCCTGGCTGGCAGAGCGCGTGATCGCCCATCCGCTGCTGCTGGATGACCTGTTCGACCCGCGTCTGGAGCAGGTGCCGGTCGACCGCCGCGCCATCGAGGGTGAGATCGCCCGTCGCGTCGCCACGCTCGACGAGGCCGACGCCGAGGCAGAGATCGAGGTCCTGCAGGAGCTCAAGCACAGCCTGGGTTTCCGTCTGGGCCTTGCGTTCCTGGCGCGGCGTGCGGATGCGGTGCAGACGGCGCGACGAATGGCCGTCCTGGCCGAATCGATCATTGCAGCCGTACTGGCCCAGGCCGAGCGCGATGCAATCCGCCAGCATGGCCGGATGCCCGGCCATGCCACCGATGGCAGCGGGCTGGGCATCGTCGGCTACGGGTCGCTCGGGGCGGCCGAGCTGGGATTCGCTTCCGACCTGGATCTCGTTTTTCTCTATGACGAAAGCCTGGGCCAGGCCGAAAGCGACGGCCCGCGTCCGCTGGATGGCCAGCGCTACTTCGCGCGTATCGCGCAGCGCGTGGTGCACCTGTTGACCACGCTCACGCGTGCCGGCCGCCTGTATGAAGTGGATGTGCGCCTGCGTCCGGATGGTGGCAAGGGCCTGCTGGTGACCAGCGTGCAGGGATTTGCCGACTACCAGCGCGAGCGGGCCTGGACCTGGGAACACCAGGCCCTGGTGCGGTCGCGCTTCCTCGCCGGCGACCCGCAGCTGGCGCTTCGTTTTGACCAGGCGCGCAGCGCGGTGCTCGGGCAGCCGCGGCAACCTTCCGAAGTGCTGCGCCATGTCGCCGATATGCGTGCGCGCTGGCGTGCCGAACGCGACCGGTCCAACGCGGTGGAGCTGGACCTCAAGCAAGGGGCCGGCGCGCTGCTGGATATCGAATTCCTGCTACAGGCACTGGTGCTGGCACATGCGGCGGATCACCGCGAACTGCTCGCCAGCAGTGACAGCGGCGGGCTGATCCGCGCGGCGGCGAAGCTGGGACTGTTCGACGAACCGCAGGCCACGCAGCTGCTGGCGGCTCACGCCTGCCTGCTTGAGCGGGCATTGACCTGCACGCTGGACGCGCGCCCCCGCATCGCGCCGCGCGACGACGCGCTCGACGAGGCCACGACGGTCGTCCTCGAAGTGGCCCATTCCGTTGGCCTGGCCGTGCGGTGA
- the cysI gene encoding assimilatory sulfite reductase (NADPH) hemoprotein subunit yields MPSPVEKIKSESRYLRGTLKESLADAVTGALRESDTQLIKYHGSYQQDDRDVREERRQQKLEPDYSFMIRTRTPGGIATPEQWLKLDAIATRYANGTLRVTTRQAFQFHGVIKRELKATLAAINGSLIDTIAACGDVNRNVLAAANPLESQVHAVVYEQAKALSEYFLPKTRAYYEIWLDEEQVAGTPEHEPIYGATYLPRKFKTAFAVPPVNDVDIFANDLGFIAVVENGVVVGYNVTVGGGFGATHGDPTTYPRLADVIGFVTPEQVIAVAEGVITTQRDWGNRSERKRSRLKYTIDDHGLDAFKAEVERRAGFALAPVRPFHFDHNGDRFGWVQGHDGRWHLTLRIEAGRIADRGERRHLSGLREIARIHTGDFRLTPNQNLVIAAVADSDKARIDALVTEYGLDGFRTASPVRLNALACVALPTCSLAMAEAERYLPDFLTQVETRLAAHGLRDTPINLRISGCPNGCSRPYLGEIALVGKAPGRYNLMLGADHRGQRLNRLYKENSGESDILDTLDGLFARYAAEREADEGFGDFLVRSGIVAAKAGIPLEIRA; encoded by the coding sequence TTGCCTTCCCCCGTTGAAAAGATCAAATCCGAAAGCCGTTACCTGCGCGGGACGCTCAAGGAAAGCCTGGCCGACGCCGTCACCGGCGCGCTGCGCGAATCCGACACGCAACTGATCAAGTACCACGGCAGCTACCAGCAGGACGACCGCGACGTGCGCGAGGAACGGCGCCAGCAGAAGCTGGAGCCGGACTACAGCTTCATGATCCGTACCCGTACGCCCGGCGGTATCGCGACGCCGGAACAGTGGCTCAAGCTCGACGCCATCGCCACGCGCTACGCCAACGGTACGCTGCGCGTCACCACGCGGCAGGCGTTCCAGTTCCATGGTGTGATCAAGCGTGAACTCAAGGCGACACTGGCAGCCATCAACGGCAGCCTGATCGACACCATCGCCGCCTGCGGCGACGTCAATCGCAATGTGCTGGCGGCGGCCAATCCGCTCGAATCGCAGGTCCACGCGGTCGTGTACGAGCAGGCCAAGGCGCTGTCGGAGTACTTCCTGCCCAAGACGCGGGCGTACTACGAGATCTGGCTCGACGAAGAGCAGGTTGCCGGTACGCCCGAGCACGAACCGATCTACGGCGCGACCTACCTGCCACGCAAGTTCAAGACCGCGTTCGCCGTGCCACCCGTCAATGACGTCGACATCTTCGCCAACGACCTCGGCTTCATCGCCGTGGTCGAGAACGGCGTGGTGGTCGGCTATAACGTCACCGTCGGCGGTGGGTTCGGCGCCACCCACGGCGATCCGACCACCTATCCGCGACTGGCCGATGTCATCGGCTTCGTGACGCCGGAACAGGTCATTGCCGTCGCCGAAGGCGTGATCACCACGCAGCGCGACTGGGGCAATCGCAGCGAACGCAAGCGCTCGCGCCTGAAGTACACCATCGATGATCATGGCCTCGACGCGTTCAAGGCCGAAGTCGAGCGCCGCGCAGGCTTCGCCCTTGCGCCGGTACGACCGTTCCATTTCGATCACAACGGCGACCGCTTTGGCTGGGTCCAGGGCCACGACGGCCGTTGGCACCTCACCCTGCGCATCGAGGCCGGCCGCATCGCCGACCGCGGCGAGCGACGTCACCTGAGCGGCCTGCGTGAAATTGCCCGCATCCATACGGGCGATTTCCGTCTCACACCGAACCAGAACCTCGTCATCGCCGCTGTCGCCGACAGCGACAAGGCGCGCATCGACGCCCTGGTCACCGAATACGGCCTGGACGGCTTCCGTACGGCCAGCCCCGTGCGTCTCAACGCGCTGGCCTGCGTTGCGCTGCCGACCTGCTCGCTGGCCATGGCCGAGGCCGAGCGCTACCTGCCCGATTTCCTGACCCAGGTCGAGACACGCCTGGCTGCGCACGGCCTGCGGGACACGCCGATCAATCTGCGCATTTCCGGTTGCCCCAACGGCTGCTCGCGCCCCTACCTGGGTGAAATTGCCCTGGTCGGCAAGGCACCCGGCCGCTACAACCTGATGCTCGGCGCCGATCACCGCGGCCAGCGCCTGAACCGCCTGTACAAAGAGAACAGTGGCGAGAGCGACATTCTCGACACATTGGACGGCCTGTTCGCGCGTTATGCCGCCGAGCGCGAAGCCGATGAAGGATTCGGCGACTTCCTCGTCCGCAGCGGCATCGTGGCCGCCAAGGCCGGTATTCCGCTGGAGATACGTGCATGA
- a CDS encoding fibronectin type III domain-containing protein, translated as MRKSMFAGLVLAGLFGIGGQASASGMAPDRSAIGFEALDLASIAAEDERNDRKGEAFRFAIARAVAVNPTADGLWSSRADGSRQWQFDVHTPDAVHLNFGFNPFQLPAGASLRIVSRDGKQVLGPFTERDNNPSAQLWTPILPVAEARVELVVPAGKEGEVKLGLVHIGQGYRGFGATAKYCRSGACNMDVACLGNNDSWNQPRRSVAAYSRNGSFACTGSLLNNTANDRRMLFATATHCGVSSDSVAATLVAYWNYESASCRTPGSQASGTSVPRPTTTSTGARFLAQTGSPFNAQIGSAFNSDFTLVEFLQPANPAHNLYWAGWDRRDRSHTCTAPANLVSTEGLCASIHHPGVQEKRITFVEQTMEVSNFSGGQNSHLHPYWDPTPPLLPGITPAPTTVVPNVTEPGSSGSPLYSADKRFVGVLSGGPSQCGSTGGDLSDFYGRLSNAWEGGGTPATAVKSHLDPVTGGAAEFLDGVSQCTLPAAPTDVAAAVDGANRVAVTWTAVPGITRYRILRSTGACPGATFVPVGDVENATRFVDTTVSGGTTYSYKVTSYDTTQPCESVLSQCSNAVATGVCTLAPAFTGLGAATNAHTATCAAQLSWASATPSCGAAGQMRYNVFRSTSANFTPSADNLIRSCVTDTQVTDTTVANATRYYYAVRAEDISGSGNGLCASGLQDTNTQRLDVRPTGPDIVAFGDDVEGAASWVTAGTGPANGGFSVVTDHVHSPTRAWHSPDPGEVQDRTLTQITPVTVPAEGGVLLEFWHRYELETAYDGAVLEYSLDGGTTWTDILAAQGPVPANANRLIEGGYNGALNSAGAFPGRNAWHGAHLEWSRVQADLADFAGRIVKLRFRTGSDNSVGRDGWWIDDVRLFYGSSCSVGADLIFRNGFEP; from the coding sequence GTGCGCAAAAGTATGTTTGCCGGCCTCGTGCTGGCAGGGCTGTTTGGCATTGGGGGACAGGCATCGGCGTCGGGGATGGCGCCCGATCGCAGTGCCATCGGCTTTGAGGCCCTGGACCTGGCTTCGATCGCCGCGGAAGACGAACGCAACGACCGGAAGGGCGAAGCGTTCCGGTTTGCCATTGCGCGCGCCGTCGCGGTGAATCCCACGGCGGATGGCCTGTGGTCATCGCGCGCCGACGGGTCGCGGCAGTGGCAGTTTGACGTCCACACGCCGGACGCGGTGCATCTCAACTTCGGCTTCAACCCGTTCCAGTTGCCGGCCGGTGCGTCGCTACGCATCGTGTCCCGCGATGGAAAACAGGTGCTGGGCCCGTTTACCGAGCGGGACAACAACCCGTCGGCGCAGTTGTGGACACCGATACTTCCGGTCGCCGAGGCGCGCGTGGAACTGGTCGTTCCGGCCGGGAAGGAGGGCGAGGTCAAGCTGGGCCTCGTGCACATCGGGCAGGGCTATCGTGGCTTTGGCGCGACGGCGAAGTACTGCCGTTCGGGCGCCTGCAACATGGACGTGGCCTGCCTGGGCAACAACGACAGCTGGAATCAGCCGCGCCGGTCGGTCGCCGCCTATTCCCGCAACGGCAGTTTCGCCTGTACCGGTTCGCTGCTCAACAACACGGCCAACGACCGGCGCATGCTGTTCGCCACGGCGACGCACTGCGGCGTGAGCTCCGATTCCGTCGCAGCCACCCTGGTGGCCTACTGGAACTACGAGTCGGCCAGCTGCCGCACGCCGGGTTCGCAGGCGAGCGGCACATCGGTTCCGCGACCGACAACGACATCCACCGGCGCTCGCTTCCTGGCGCAGACCGGCAGCCCCTTCAATGCGCAGATCGGCAGCGCGTTCAACTCGGACTTCACCCTGGTGGAGTTCCTGCAGCCGGCCAATCCCGCACACAATCTCTACTGGGCCGGCTGGGACCGGCGCGACCGCAGCCACACCTGCACCGCGCCGGCGAACCTGGTATCGACCGAAGGGCTGTGTGCCAGCATCCATCACCCCGGCGTGCAGGAAAAGCGCATCACCTTCGTCGAGCAGACGATGGAAGTTTCCAATTTCTCCGGTGGCCAGAACAGCCACCTGCATCCGTACTGGGACCCCACGCCGCCGCTGCTGCCGGGTATCACGCCGGCGCCGACCACGGTGGTGCCCAACGTGACCGAGCCCGGTTCCTCCGGTTCGCCGCTCTACAGTGCCGACAAGCGCTTCGTCGGCGTGCTCAGTGGCGGGCCGTCCCAGTGCGGCTCCACCGGCGGTGACCTGTCGGATTTCTACGGCCGGCTTTCCAACGCCTGGGAGGGCGGTGGCACGCCGGCCACGGCGGTGAAGTCGCACCTGGATCCGGTCACCGGTGGCGCAGCGGAATTCCTGGACGGCGTGAGCCAATGCACCTTGCCGGCGGCACCGACAGACGTGGCTGCGGCGGTGGACGGCGCCAACCGCGTCGCGGTCACCTGGACGGCCGTGCCTGGCATAACGCGTTATCGCATCCTGCGTTCGACCGGTGCCTGCCCCGGCGCCACCTTCGTGCCGGTCGGCGATGTGGAAAATGCCACCCGCTTTGTCGACACCACGGTCTCCGGCGGCACGACCTACAGCTACAAGGTGACGTCCTACGACACAACCCAGCCCTGCGAATCCGTGCTCAGCCAGTGCTCCAACGCCGTGGCGACGGGCGTATGTACGCTGGCGCCCGCATTCACGGGCCTTGGCGCCGCCACCAATGCACACACTGCCACCTGCGCGGCGCAGCTGAGCTGGGCCTCGGCAACCCCCAGCTGCGGAGCGGCGGGGCAGATGCGCTACAACGTGTTCCGTTCGACCAGCGCGAACTTCACGCCGTCGGCGGACAACCTCATCCGTTCGTGCGTCACGGATACACAGGTTACCGACACCACAGTTGCCAACGCCACGCGCTACTACTACGCGGTGCGTGCCGAGGACATCAGCGGTTCCGGCAACGGCCTGTGCGCCAGTGGTCTGCAGGATACGAACACGCAGCGTCTCGACGTACGGCCGACGGGACCGGACATCGTGGCCTTCGGCGATGACGTGGAAGGGGCTGCTTCCTGGGTCACGGCGGGCACCGGCCCCGCCAACGGCGGATTCAGCGTCGTCACCGATCATGTCCATTCGCCCACGCGTGCCTGGCATTCGCCGGATCCGGGCGAGGTGCAGGACCGCACCCTGACCCAGATCACTCCCGTCACCGTGCCGGCCGAGGGCGGCGTGCTGCTGGAGTTCTGGCACCGCTACGAGCTGGAGACGGCCTACGACGGTGCGGTGCTGGAATACTCGCTCGACGGCGGAACGACCTGGACGGACATCCTTGCGGCGCAGGGGCCGGTGCCCGCGAACGCCAATCGCCTCATCGAAGGCGGCTATAACGGGGCGCTCAATTCCGCCGGCGCGTTCCCGGGGCGCAACGCCTGGCATGGCGCACACCTGGAATGGAGCCGCGTCCAGGCCGACCTGGCGGATTTCGCCGGACGCATCGTGAAGCTGCGCTTCCGTACAGGCAGCGACAATTCCGTCGGCCGTGACGGCTGGTGGATCGATGACGTACGCCTGTTCTACGGCAGCAGCTGCAGCGTTGGCGCCGACCTGATCTTCCGCAACGGCTTCGAACCATAA